One genomic window of Hyperolius riggenbachi isolate aHypRig1 chromosome 7, aHypRig1.pri, whole genome shotgun sequence includes the following:
- the LOC137526146 gene encoding speedy protein 1-A-like: protein MVLVYFSRAGLSIAEYNIQNFYAALFLANQMEEDIPFYYSIFLFADWYFSSEEDFKEATKTLFRRMRFRAWVSREECRHVMKKLSHRGWRRKRMDHHGLAHRDFRMTTEECTAMEPGSGYVCDQCSRSRPRSWCCIMQ from the exons ATGGTGCTCGTCTACTTCAGCAGAGCTGGCCTCTCCATTGCCGAATACAACATCCAGAACTTCTACGCTGCTCT gttcctggccaacCAGATGGAAGAAGACATCCCTTTCTATTACTCCATCTTCCTGTTTGCCGACTGGTACTTCAGCAGCGAAGAAGACTTCAAGGAGGCCACGAAGACCCTCTTTAGACGGATGAGATTCCGGGCCTGGGTCAGTCGTGAGGAGTGCCGCCat GTCATGAAGAAACTGAGTCATCGGGGATGGAGAAGAAAGAGAATGGACCATCATGGCCTGGCCCATCGGGATTTCAGGATGACCACAGaggaatgcactgctatggaaccaGGGAGCGGATATGTCTGTGACCAGTGTTCTAGGTCCAGGCCCCGCTCCTGGTGTTGCATCATGCAGTGA